The Mytilus galloprovincialis chromosome 2, xbMytGall1.hap1.1, whole genome shotgun sequence genome has a window encoding:
- the LOC143062716 gene encoding 3-hydroxyisobutyrate dehydrogenase, mitochondrial-like isoform X3 translates to MYPGYYSMLNGVKHMSSLETLGFIGLGNMGNHMARNLVKKGHKLVVFDVSKNAMKTIENMEGCENCVQTVNSPADVAAQCKHIITMLPATQHVQEVYTSQGTGIFSAIQENSLLVDSSTIDPAASQEMAAIASENDSSYVDAPVSGGVNAARDAALTFMVGGAPKSFEMAQKYLSVMGRNVVHCGPVGTGQAAKICNNMLLGISMIGTSEAMNLGKKLGLEPKLLAKILNTSSGRCWSSEVYNPCPGVLDGVPSSNNYYGGFGTALMTKDLGLANNAATVTKSPIPMGSLAHQIYRIMTSSGYAGKDFSSAYKFLQDQEDKS, encoded by the exons ATGTATCCAGGATATTATTCTATGT taaATGGAGTAAAACACATG TCAAGCCTAGAGACATTAGGATTTATTGGTCTGGGTAATATGGGAAATCATATGGCCAGGAATTTGGTGAAGAAAGGACACAAATTAGTTGTTTTTGATGTGTCTAAAAATGctatgaaaacaattgaaaacatgGAAGGCTGTGAAAATT GTGTACAGACAGTAAACTCACCAGCTGATGTGGCAGCACAATGTAAACATATAATTACCATGTTACCAGCCACACAACATGTACAAGAGGTCTACACCAGTCAAGGTACTGGTATATTTAG tGCTATACAAGAAAACAGTTTGTTAGTAGACAGTAGTACCATAGACCCTGCAGCATCCCAAGAAATGGCAGCTATAGCATCAGAAAACGATTCATCATACGTTGATGCACCTGTTTCTGGAG GTGTAAATGCAGCTAGGGATGCAGCCTTGACCTTCATGGTGGGTGGAGCTCCGAAAAGTTTTGAAATGGCACAAAAATATTTGTCTGTTATGGGGAGGAATGTAGTACACTGTGGACCTGTAGGAACAGGACAG gcaGCAAAAATCTGTAACAATATGTTATTAGGCATATCTATGATAGGAACTTCTGAAGCAATGAACCTAGGTAAAAA ATTAGGTCTGGAGCCAAAATTATTAGCCAAGATTTTAAACACAAGCTCTGGTAGGTGTTGGTCAAGTGAGGTATATAATCCTTGTCCAGGAGTATTAGATGGTGTACCATCAAGTAATAATTATTACGGAGGATTTGGAACAGCTCTAATGACCAAG GATTTGGGTCTTGCCAATAATGCAGCTACTGTGACTAAGTCTCCCATACCCATGGGAAGTCTGGCCCACCAGATTTATAGAATCATGACAAGTAGTGGCTATGCTGGAAAGGATTTCTCATCAGCTTACAAGTTTTTACAAGACCAAGAAGATAAATCATAA
- the LOC143062716 gene encoding 3-hydroxyisobutyrate dehydrogenase, mitochondrial-like isoform X4 encodes MNYGYRCTLNGVKHMSSLETLGFIGLGNMGNHMARNLVKKGHKLVVFDVSKNAMKTIENMEGCENCVQTVNSPADVAAQCKHIITMLPATQHVQEVYTSQGTGIFSAIQENSLLVDSSTIDPAASQEMAAIASENDSSYVDAPVSGGVNAARDAALTFMVGGAPKSFEMAQKYLSVMGRNVVHCGPVGTGQAAKICNNMLLGISMIGTSEAMNLGKKLGLEPKLLAKILNTSSGRCWSSEVYNPCPGVLDGVPSSNNYYGGFGTALMTKDLGLANNAATVTKSPIPMGSLAHQIYRIMTSSGYAGKDFSSAYKFLQDQEDKS; translated from the exons ATGAATTATGGATACAGATGTACAT taaATGGAGTAAAACACATG TCAAGCCTAGAGACATTAGGATTTATTGGTCTGGGTAATATGGGAAATCATATGGCCAGGAATTTGGTGAAGAAAGGACACAAATTAGTTGTTTTTGATGTGTCTAAAAATGctatgaaaacaattgaaaacatgGAAGGCTGTGAAAATT GTGTACAGACAGTAAACTCACCAGCTGATGTGGCAGCACAATGTAAACATATAATTACCATGTTACCAGCCACACAACATGTACAAGAGGTCTACACCAGTCAAGGTACTGGTATATTTAG tGCTATACAAGAAAACAGTTTGTTAGTAGACAGTAGTACCATAGACCCTGCAGCATCCCAAGAAATGGCAGCTATAGCATCAGAAAACGATTCATCATACGTTGATGCACCTGTTTCTGGAG GTGTAAATGCAGCTAGGGATGCAGCCTTGACCTTCATGGTGGGTGGAGCTCCGAAAAGTTTTGAAATGGCACAAAAATATTTGTCTGTTATGGGGAGGAATGTAGTACACTGTGGACCTGTAGGAACAGGACAG gcaGCAAAAATCTGTAACAATATGTTATTAGGCATATCTATGATAGGAACTTCTGAAGCAATGAACCTAGGTAAAAA ATTAGGTCTGGAGCCAAAATTATTAGCCAAGATTTTAAACACAAGCTCTGGTAGGTGTTGGTCAAGTGAGGTATATAATCCTTGTCCAGGAGTATTAGATGGTGTACCATCAAGTAATAATTATTACGGAGGATTTGGAACAGCTCTAATGACCAAG GATTTGGGTCTTGCCAATAATGCAGCTACTGTGACTAAGTCTCCCATACCCATGGGAAGTCTGGCCCACCAGATTTATAGAATCATGACAAGTAGTGGCTATGCTGGAAAGGATTTCTCATCAGCTTACAAGTTTTTACAAGACCAAGAAGATAAATCATAA
- the LOC143062716 gene encoding 3-hydroxyisobutyrate dehydrogenase, mitochondrial-like isoform X1, with product MASLRKASRFNHLLWQQSPKCSNLSLVNGVKHMSSLETLGFIGLGNMGNHMARNLVKKGHKLVVFDVSKNAMKTIENMEGCENCVQTVNSPADVAAQCKHIITMLPATQHVQEVYTSQGTGIFSAIQENSLLVDSSTIDPAASQEMAAIASENDSSYVDAPVSGGVNAARDAALTFMVGGAPKSFEMAQKYLSVMGRNVVHCGPVGTGQAAKICNNMLLGISMIGTSEAMNLGKKLGLEPKLLAKILNTSSGRCWSSEVYNPCPGVLDGVPSSNNYYGGFGTALMTKDLGLANNAATVTKSPIPMGSLAHQIYRIMTSSGYAGKDFSSAYKFLQDQEDKS from the exons ATGGCGTCATTGAGGAAAGCATCTAGATTTAACCACTTATTGTGGCAACAATCACCGAAATGCTCCAACTTATCGTTAG taaATGGAGTAAAACACATG TCAAGCCTAGAGACATTAGGATTTATTGGTCTGGGTAATATGGGAAATCATATGGCCAGGAATTTGGTGAAGAAAGGACACAAATTAGTTGTTTTTGATGTGTCTAAAAATGctatgaaaacaattgaaaacatgGAAGGCTGTGAAAATT GTGTACAGACAGTAAACTCACCAGCTGATGTGGCAGCACAATGTAAACATATAATTACCATGTTACCAGCCACACAACATGTACAAGAGGTCTACACCAGTCAAGGTACTGGTATATTTAG tGCTATACAAGAAAACAGTTTGTTAGTAGACAGTAGTACCATAGACCCTGCAGCATCCCAAGAAATGGCAGCTATAGCATCAGAAAACGATTCATCATACGTTGATGCACCTGTTTCTGGAG GTGTAAATGCAGCTAGGGATGCAGCCTTGACCTTCATGGTGGGTGGAGCTCCGAAAAGTTTTGAAATGGCACAAAAATATTTGTCTGTTATGGGGAGGAATGTAGTACACTGTGGACCTGTAGGAACAGGACAG gcaGCAAAAATCTGTAACAATATGTTATTAGGCATATCTATGATAGGAACTTCTGAAGCAATGAACCTAGGTAAAAA ATTAGGTCTGGAGCCAAAATTATTAGCCAAGATTTTAAACACAAGCTCTGGTAGGTGTTGGTCAAGTGAGGTATATAATCCTTGTCCAGGAGTATTAGATGGTGTACCATCAAGTAATAATTATTACGGAGGATTTGGAACAGCTCTAATGACCAAG GATTTGGGTCTTGCCAATAATGCAGCTACTGTGACTAAGTCTCCCATACCCATGGGAAGTCTGGCCCACCAGATTTATAGAATCATGACAAGTAGTGGCTATGCTGGAAAGGATTTCTCATCAGCTTACAAGTTTTTACAAGACCAAGAAGATAAATCATAA
- the LOC143062716 gene encoding 3-hydroxyisobutyrate dehydrogenase, mitochondrial-like isoform X2 yields MYFYSCARAGYINMNHMYGYRCSINGVKHMSSLETLGFIGLGNMGNHMARNLVKKGHKLVVFDVSKNAMKTIENMEGCENCVQTVNSPADVAAQCKHIITMLPATQHVQEVYTSQGTGIFSAIQENSLLVDSSTIDPAASQEMAAIASENDSSYVDAPVSGGVNAARDAALTFMVGGAPKSFEMAQKYLSVMGRNVVHCGPVGTGQAAKICNNMLLGISMIGTSEAMNLGKKLGLEPKLLAKILNTSSGRCWSSEVYNPCPGVLDGVPSSNNYYGGFGTALMTKDLGLANNAATVTKSPIPMGSLAHQIYRIMTSSGYAGKDFSSAYKFLQDQEDKS; encoded by the exons taaATGGAGTAAAACACATG TCAAGCCTAGAGACATTAGGATTTATTGGTCTGGGTAATATGGGAAATCATATGGCCAGGAATTTGGTGAAGAAAGGACACAAATTAGTTGTTTTTGATGTGTCTAAAAATGctatgaaaacaattgaaaacatgGAAGGCTGTGAAAATT GTGTACAGACAGTAAACTCACCAGCTGATGTGGCAGCACAATGTAAACATATAATTACCATGTTACCAGCCACACAACATGTACAAGAGGTCTACACCAGTCAAGGTACTGGTATATTTAG tGCTATACAAGAAAACAGTTTGTTAGTAGACAGTAGTACCATAGACCCTGCAGCATCCCAAGAAATGGCAGCTATAGCATCAGAAAACGATTCATCATACGTTGATGCACCTGTTTCTGGAG GTGTAAATGCAGCTAGGGATGCAGCCTTGACCTTCATGGTGGGTGGAGCTCCGAAAAGTTTTGAAATGGCACAAAAATATTTGTCTGTTATGGGGAGGAATGTAGTACACTGTGGACCTGTAGGAACAGGACAG gcaGCAAAAATCTGTAACAATATGTTATTAGGCATATCTATGATAGGAACTTCTGAAGCAATGAACCTAGGTAAAAA ATTAGGTCTGGAGCCAAAATTATTAGCCAAGATTTTAAACACAAGCTCTGGTAGGTGTTGGTCAAGTGAGGTATATAATCCTTGTCCAGGAGTATTAGATGGTGTACCATCAAGTAATAATTATTACGGAGGATTTGGAACAGCTCTAATGACCAAG GATTTGGGTCTTGCCAATAATGCAGCTACTGTGACTAAGTCTCCCATACCCATGGGAAGTCTGGCCCACCAGATTTATAGAATCATGACAAGTAGTGGCTATGCTGGAAAGGATTTCTCATCAGCTTACAAGTTTTTACAAGACCAAGAAGATAAATCATAA
- the LOC143062717 gene encoding uncharacterized protein LOC143062717 — MASMGKRGKIPKDVQAIFDKYAQSNVKRLHRPQAIEMLQQEFGMTQQEAMVMFETFDKDKNEIMSIWEFQQFYETVGANAADVVARFHELDKDNSLKLDGDEARAGLESMVTGTGRKLDEKEIEFFLMTACDNTGAIDLGMFSNLLYRLKLYKAEPPKKGQKTHIIGDETD, encoded by the exons ATGGCAAGTATGGGTAAAAGAGGAAAAATTCC TAAAGACGTTCAAGCCATATTCGACAAATATGCACAAAGCAATGTTAAACGATTGCATAGGCCGCAAGCTATAGAAATGCTACAACAAGAGTTTGGAATGACTCAACAAGAGGCTATggttatgtttgaaacttttgataaagataaaaatgaaataatgagtATTTGGGAATTCCAACAGTTCTACGAAACAGTAGGAGCAAA TGCAGCAGATGTAGTAGCTAGATTCCACGAACTTGACAAAGACAACAGTCTAAAATTAGACGGAGACGAAGCCCGAGCCGGATTAGAGTCTATGGTAACCGGAACCGGAAGAAAATTAgatgaaaaagaaatagaatTTTTCTTAATGACAGCGTGTGATAATACTGGTGCTATTGATCTTGGCATGTTTTCCAATTTGTTATACAGACTGAAACTTTATAAGGCTGAGCCACCCAAAAAGGGCCAGAAAACGCACATTATAGGAGATGAAACtgattaa